A section of the Schistosoma haematobium chromosome ZW, whole genome shotgun sequence genome encodes:
- the AIFM1_1 gene encoding Apoptosis-inducing factor 1, mitochondrial (EggNog:ENOG410VASD~COG:T), which yields MVASLLSGNNKSSFRTSSSSYYQHQSSLWSTLGPEISWDAVGLIDSRLLLTRAFFASSTTTGDDDNDIEHKSSKEENSTTRSFSHIPDSSIGRLTKGVVFYLTPKDKRLVGILLWNIPDEIYTDANYPAPSRLNLARSLLAQKLIIDLDDSTENNLQNSTGNNLRQLASQFDVYGEIAEDYAHLQEYIKRKKFDEDNNNNIANNNDNSTFSSVDNKPPNM from the coding sequence ATGGTTGCTTCATTATTATCTGGAAATAATAAATCTTCGTTTAGAACGTCGTCATCATCATACTACCAACACCAATCATCTCTATGGTCTACACTTGGTCCGGAAATATCGTGGGATGCAGTTGGATTGATTGATTCACGCCTACTTTTAACACGTGCTTTCTTTGCCTCTTCCACTACTACCGGTGATGATGACAATGATATTGAACATAAGTCATCTAAAGAGGAGAATTCGACGACTCGATCTTTTTCCCATATACCTGATTCTAGTATAGGTAGACTTACCAAAGGTGTTGTTTTCTATCTTACCCCAAAAGATAAAAGATTAGTTGGTATTCTGCTATGGAATATCCCTGATGAAATTTATACAGATGCAAATTATCCGGCACCTAGTCGACTTAATCTAGCCCGTAGTTTATTAGCTCAAAAACTTATCATTGATCTTGACGACTCTACAGAAAACAACTTGCAAAACTCAACAGGTAATAATTTACGTCAATTAGCCAGTCAATTTGACGTTTATGGAGAGATTGCCGAGGATTATGCACACTTACAAGAATATATAAAAAGGAAGAAATTCgatgaagataataataataatatcgctaataataatgataattcaaCATTTAGTTCTGTAGATAATAAACCTCCCAATATGTAG